From one Triticum aestivum cultivar Chinese Spring chromosome 4B, IWGSC CS RefSeq v2.1, whole genome shotgun sequence genomic stretch:
- the LOC123095161 gene encoding monooxygenase 2 — protein MQPQQDAAEDVVIVGAGLAGVGVALGLHRKGVRSVVLESSPALRTSGFAFMTWTNAFRALDALGVGDKMRSHHLQVQGVRVMSPTTGEVVRELDLRVQGKLGPHEARCVQRNVLLQALEEELPADTIRYNSRIVSIDDDKEGGGDAKILHLADGSMLRAKVLIGCDGINSVVAKWLGLAKPLDSGRRATRGHVKYPNGHGFQPKFMQFSGNGFRAGLVPCGDTDVYWFLTWSPSCPDGKEDVDHSPAEMKQFVLAKLRSIKAPDEVLEAVERSEMNDVLVAPLRYRPPLSLLFGSISKGNVCVAGDALHPTTPDLAQGACIALEDAVVLARCLGDAMARDGDGTETIEAALRRYAGIRRWRSAQVIAASYMVGRVQQSEHAVVRFARDRLLSGVLAKGLLMTPDYDCGTL, from the exons ATGCAACCGCAGCAGGACGCCGCCGAGGACGTGGTCATTGTCGGCGCCGGCCTCGCCGGTGTCGGCGTCGCCCTGGGACTCCACAG GAAGGGCGTGCGGAGCGTGGTGCTGGAGTCGTCGCCGGCGCTTCGGACGTCCGGCTTCGCGTTCATGACATGGACCAACGCCTTCCGCGCGCTTGACGCCCTCGGCGTCGGCGACAAGATGAGGAGCCACCACCTGCAGGTTCAGGG GGTGCGCGTCATGTCTCCGACTACCGGGGAAGTGGTGCGAGAGCTGGATCTCCGGGTGCAAGGCAAACT GGGACCCCACGAAGCCCGGTGCGTGCAGCGTAACGTGCTCCTCCAGGCGCTGGAGGAAGAGCTTCCGGCAGACACCATCCGCTACAACTCCAGGATCGTCTCCATCGACGACGACAAAGAAGGCGGTGGCGATGCCAAGATCCTCCATCTCGCCGACGGTTCGATGCTCCGAGCAAAGGTGCTGATCGGTTGCGACGGGATCAACTCAGTGGTGGCCAAATGGCTGGGGCTCGCCAAGCCGCTGGACTCGGGGCGTAGAGCCACGCGGGGGCACGTCAAGTACCCCAATGGCCACGGCTTCCAGCCCAAGTTCATGCAGTTCAGCGGCAACGGCTTCCGTGCCGGCCTGGTGCCCTGCGGCGACACGGACGTGTACTGGTTCCTGACGTGGTCACCTTCCTGTCCGGACGGGAAGGAGGACGTTGACCATAGCCCGGCGGAGATGAAGCAGTTCGTCCTGGCCAAGCTGCGGAGCATCAAGGCACCTGACGAGGTGCTGGAAGCGGTCGAGAGGAGCGAGATGAACGACGTCCTCGTGGCGCCCCTGAGGTACCGCCCGCCGCTGTCGCTCCTCTTCGGGAGCATCAGCAAGGGGAACGTGTGCGTCGCCGGCGACGCGCTCCACCCCACGACGCCGGACCTGGCACAGGGCGCGTGCATCGCGCTGGAGGATGCCGTCGTCCTCGCGCGGTGCCTCGGCGACGCCATGGCCCGCGATGGCGACGGCACTGAGACGATCGAGGCGGCTCTGCGCCGGTACGCCGGGATCCGGCGGTGGAGGAGCGCGCAGGTGATCGCGGCGTCCTACATGGTGGGGCGTGTGCAGCAGAGCGAGCACGCCGTGGTGAGATTTGCGCGGGACAGGCTGCTGTCAGGGGTGCTCGCCAAGGGGCTCCTCATGACGCCGGACTACGACTGTGGCACACTTTGA